The Streptomyces sp. ALI-76-A nucleotide sequence TGATACCTCCCTTACTGCTGGGCCCAGTTCATGACCGGCTGCTGCGGCTTGCGGGCACGGTGGCGCACCCGGTTGATCTCCTCCTCGTACTCCTGCTGGAAGGCCGCGTAGCAGGCGGCGGCGTTCTTCGCCGCGTCCCGTAGCGCGTCCGCGGACCGCTGCATCTTGCGCGCCACCTTCGCCGCCCTCACCCGCGAGCCGAACGCCCGGCCCTCGGGGTCGGGCACCGCGGCGAGGACGCCCTTGAGGATTTCGGCGCCCATCGCCACCTCGATGGACAGGGTGACGGCGGCGGCCCGCAGGGTGTTGCAGTAGTTGCGCACCTGCGCCGGCGAGGTGAATTCCGGGGCTGGC carries:
- the traA gene encoding plasmid transfer protein TraA — its product is MATPTRNGGTNGAGNKGNKFANAGAAAGGFVGALGGSFVPPVNVTVNNNKNGARGGGGRTHAESLLPAPEFTSPAQVRNYCNTLRAAAVTLSIEVAMGAEILKGVLAAVPDPEGRAFGSRVRAAKVARKMQRSADALRDAAKNAAACYAAFQQEYEEEINRVRHRARKPQQPVMNWAQQ